TCAAATGGTAATTCTggttaatgttttgaggaacctcctACCATTTTTCACAGCAGCTTCACCactttacgttcccaccagcggGGCACAAGGTTTCCAGTTCTTCCACATGCTTGCTAACCttgatattttctatgtttttgacaacctaatgggtatgaggtggtGAGGTTAACCACATCTTACCTCTGGAATATGACTGCTTTCCCTCAAAGAACTCTTTCATGCAAGGTGTGATCAGAGCACCTAAGAGGACAGGAAGCTGGGACTTCACTGAGTTCACGAAGAGACTGCAGAGATGATTTCATGTCTGATTTCTCATTTGTTGTGTGGCAGAATTTGGTCTGGAACTTGCTTTCCTGATAACCCGGTAGCCAGGCGATGGGGGCTAACTAACCATCACCTGCCTTTGGGGACAGTTCCCACGATACAACGCAAAAACCTGAGTTGAGCCTCTTAAATTGGTTTAGGTGGGTTTTcagtggtggggatgggggtggttATTCTCTGAGATAAATTCCCTCTACTTCGTGGTTTTCCCCAAAGGCAGCAGCATTCTTCCTGATGGCTAATCCCAGAGTAATTCCCTGACTATGTAGCTTCAGTTGCAGACACGTACCCCATGGGACAGTAAATTGCCCCACAGTGGGATTAGAAACCATTTACCTTTTCCAGAACTCAGCCCCATCTCAGCCCTCCCCAACGCTCTGGCTTCCCAGCACATACCTGTCCACTGTGGCCAGGGGCAGGGCCCCCTGAGCAAGGTGCTGTCTGAGCACACGGCTAAACACCCCTTTGTTTTCACTGGCTTGGCGGTAGGTGCTCCAGAAAATTCCACTCAGAAGGATCACAAACCCCAGAGGCAGAAGCAGATAGGCCAGGATCAGTTTCCCCTGACAGTTGAATGCAGAGCCTGAGGAAATGAAGAAGGCCCCCAGGCAGATCATCAGAAAGCCCACCAGGAGGGCAAAGGCACAGAGCAGACTGGTTCTGTTCTGCATCCCTGCTCCTTTGGAACCCAGCTCCCTGACCGGGCCACTTCCTGGCTTCCTCTGCCCAGAGAGAGTGCTCTCATTAGCCAGCTCGAGGCTTTATACATTCTGAGACCAGCTGGCCTTTGGACAATTAAATGAAGCAGGCACTTAGAAGCTATTCATTAACTATTGAAAGTAACCGTAATATCCTTGGACGATTGACCTAAAAACACAGCATTGTGTACTGCAGGAGGGGGTGGCTTCTCATCACTGTCTTGCTCTTCTGAGCTGGACAGAACCTTAGGCTGACCCCAGTTATTTGCGGGAAGGTCTCCCATCTTTTGATTAAAGGGGTCTCTTAATCCCCATGGCAGGTGATTCCAAACTAATGCTAGAGACATTTCACATTCCTTGCTGAACTCTTTTCTTTGTGGTTTGGCAGCAAGTCCTTTCCTAATGGcgtcttcctttttttctgtcttaaaaagatatattttttaaggcTCTTACCATGTTTGGCTTGCCTCTCTCAGTGAATCTTCCTTTATTGCCCTCACACTATGATGTTGgaaaaattccaagaaaaaagCCCAGGGGTGAACTCCCTGATTCAAACAGGAGCATCagcaggaggggaaagagagtgCTGGCTGGAAGGACTGTAATAGACAGAACTTTGTGGAAGTGAGGCGAGTTCTGAGGATGGTTGTAAATGGTAACGATCTGGTGACTTCTGCTCTGATTCTGATTTTGTATCTTTCCTATTGTTGGGACCCAAGTGTTGACATCCTAGGATCATTTCTGGTTCGTACATAGATGTTagataatttatttttgcttcttactCAGCCACTGGCCACCATTCTTGGTTTACTAGAAACATTTAAACCAGATCCCACCCTTCCTGCTCTCAAATAAGCTGTAGGTATTTGATAAAAGAACATCCCCGCAATATGTGTGGCATGTTTCCACCTCCATGCAAAACAAATACGTGTGACATGTGCTGCCAGTCCAATCCTTACCCTCCCTCACACACAtctcagaatttcattttaaaggctctgaaaagtcctgcaaTTTTGCCCctcataaaatacatattaaatgaaATTTGTTTTGATAGGATTTTGCTAAAAAAATGTTCCCCTGTCCTCTCCGCTGTATCGTTGCTCTATGTAGCACTGCCTCAAAAAAAATCCTTTCGGAACCAGCCTTCTGTTTCCTATCTGGAATTTGCTTCTTCCATCTTGTCTGTCTTTGGTTGTAGACACCCTATTCCAGGTCTGGTTCATGCCctgattccttccttttttatttgatgCTTTGGCGTGTCCCTGCCAAAAGTCTCCTGCCCAAAAGTCTCCTGTCTTCATTTCCCCTCTTCTTCGCTGCTCCATTACtattatttctcatttactttCCCAATGGAAGAAGCAGTTTTGTGTGCAGTGCCCATTATAAATGTAATAAGCAAGGAATTAAATTTTCCACTATTGAAAATACTGATGTTTTACAAAAAAACTTTTAGATCATTCTTTTCTGTGTACTGCTGGCTCTGAATACTGCCCTGATTTGATGCCCACTCTCACCCATGTATCAGTACACAGGCCAAGTATTTTTGCATGTTTGTGTTTCTTGTCAGAATTAAATATATAAGTGATTAAAGAATTACTTTTTTACTGTAACTCTGCTTCAGTTCTGAACCATATGCATTACTGCTCTGTGAGCATAATTGCCCTCAGAAATGACCAAGGGTAAGTAAAACAGTGatctgtagttttaaaaaatcctaattaCTTGTGGTttccctggtgtgtgtgtgtgtgtgtgtgtgtgtgtgtgtgtgtgtttctttcccCACAATCACTAGCAGTGGAAACATtcttgaaaagtgaaaaataacagTAGATGCGTGCCTAACAGTGAAGTAGCACAAATGCTGGGAGAGAGCCTCCTGGTCTTCATCAGTCTCAAAGGGGCGGAAACCCAAGCAGAAAAGCAGCTGTAAggatggaagagagaagagggccAAATCCTCAGGGctggggaaaaatgaaaagaatccaaTAAAGAGCCagtaaaactctttaaaaatcacCTTAAAGAGTCAGCTTCGGGAGACCTTTGGGCCCCTGGCTGGACTTCCGTAGGCCCTGCCCTGTCTTCTGGGTCTGCCTTCTCTCGCAGCCAGCTTTCCTGTTCTTGCCCACCTCACCACTTAGCCAGCACCGAGTGCAAGAGGAAGGGGCCAAGAATACTGACTCCATGTAAAAGCAGAGAAACTGCAAGAGACAGAGACTGATGACTCACCTAAGTTCATATGGTCAGCACGGGATTGACGAGAAAATGGATACTCGGAGGAGCGTGGACAGAGGCCCACCTTCTATAGAGAAATGTTCTGAGACCCAGTGGAAGCCAAGCCAATGTCATCCCCTCCACAAGAGATCCACCTAAGAAATGATGTCTTGCTTCTaaatcagtttatttatttattattctcattcttAAAAATTCACCCATCAGCAGTAGTGCCTGACTTGGCAGCAGGCAGTAGCATGTTGTTTGGTGGGCAGCCAAACTATCTTAAAACATAATCACTCTTTCAACACTCTGTTCCTTTGAGCGTGACCGACCCACGAGCGCTGTTCTGAACATGGAGTGCAGCCGAGTTCCCAGCACTGTTCTGCCTTCCAATGTCAGAGCCCCCGAAACCTCACCCTTTTTTTCAAACTCTCCCATGGAAGACATCAGTGCCTGGGAACTTCTGACAGCCCTCTGCGCTCCAGTCTTTGTTTACTGGGCACGCGGGCCATTCTCTTGAAAGCAGGAAAAGCATATTGCTCTGGATGAGAAATAGTTGGGGAGGGGACTTTGGAAGGAAGCTAATGGTGTGTAGACAGTGGTGCATAGGAGGGGTCTGGGGCCAAGAGCTGGGGCAGAGTGGCCAGATTTCAGAAGGTCACTTCGGTTTAGGAAGCGAGGctctgtgggaggtggggaaggtgagCATCTGCGTAGTGAGTGAGGTCACCCGCTCTGATTTCATGGTGGTGATTACTGAGTGATTTCCGGATTAGCCTTTCACACCTGCGGGTTCACTGGGCACTGGCCACTTCCTTCTCCCGCtccttgttttctttgctttcaaccctttcccccatctctcttttcctccttcactCCCTCAGGAAGATTTAAAGGGAGGCATTTATAGGTTGGCAGGGCACAAATGCTCCACAGAAAACAGGTAGCGCTGTGAGGGAAGAAGATGCTGAACCAGCACGCGAGACTCATAGTCACCCTGGCATGAACCTAGGGCTCTGAGCAAGGCCTGAGTGGGGTGAGGCCCGTGAGGCACTCAACTAGAGAACAGCGCGTATAGGGGTGCCAAAATCTTTGTTAGCAAGAGAAAccaaattttcaaataatgttttaaaaaatcaaataggcAAACATGGCTTATGGGCTGCCCCCTCTGTTTCTCTAAGTAAAGTTTTGGTGAGGAAATTGGGTCATGTCTGAAGACCAAACAAGAAGACAAATTCTGTTCTAGAGTGAGCTCAGCTTCCATAAATAAGCCAGAAgagatttaatttctttctggagCCTTAGAAAACTGAAAGGAGACCATACCTCTGTGGCCACTTTGCATCAGAGCAGAAGCCTCAAACCAGGGCAGATTTGACTGCCTGAGTTATGCCCCTTGGCATGATCGCTGGTGACTTGTAAATATGCAGTGGGTTCTGTATCCCACCTCATGAAATTCTCTTTAATATTAACTTTCTATTTCCCACCTccataactgtaaatggaaagtaacctttaagattgtataaaaatttaaaaatacaaaagaaatagagATAGGGCTATACTGGGGGGAAATGAGCAAAATATACAAATACGTACATcgtagaaaaagaaatgaaaataccctataaataatgaaaaaatgtttagcCTTACttaagaaaaacactaaaatataatctctCACCTATCAGATTGATAAATCTCAAAAGTTTGACAACACATTCTGTTAGTAAGGCTTGGGAAAAGGCACTCTCAAATGTTactggtgggaacacaaaatctaGCAAAatcacatttgtatttttcttctgacCCAGAAATCACATTTCTGGAAATTCGTTCCAAAGATACACTGGCGAAAAACCAGAAGTATAAATGCACAGATCCACTGATTAGAGCAGCACTGTTTGTAATTACGTAAGACTGGAAACACCCAAATGGCTATGAATAATGAGTCAGTTGAATAAACTAAGGTACAGCTACATAATATAATCTTACATAGTTGTAAAGAAAtgagtaatatatttttattagtatagaatgatctccagaatatgttgATAAGACAAAAAGGCAAAGTAAACGGAATGGAGTTTAGAGTGTAAAAAAGGAGAGGCTGATATAATAATGGAAGATAAATGTCATAAATTTGTCCAAAACCATAGAATGGACACCACCAAGACTGCATCCTAATATAAACTGTGGGCTCTGGGTGAAAATAATCTAAGTCTAATGCAGTATTATCACTTAATGGGAAAGACTTCAAcgtaaaaggaaacaaaaacaaaacctaccAATAAATCCAAATATGTATTAAGTAGTCATATTGTTAGTAAAAATATAGAGtattgttttcaaaaattttatatgtacattGTAGAGTAAGTCAAGTAGGTTAATGTCAGTATAGATCAACATTTCagtataaaatgcaaataaaaatcaaagaagttaAATAGGAGCTGCATGATCTTAAATTTTAGTTTATAAAAGCACTATGGattcatgatttatttttctctttatgaaaaTTACATATAATCTGGCGCTGAAAAGGCATTTAGAAGCAATGACAACCCAGCTGCAAAAAGCATCCATAGCACTCAGATTGTGGTCTCTATCTACCATttcccaccaaaacaaacaaaacaaaacaaaacaaaatctttgtaaaaaatGTCTGACTCTAGGTCTCAGGCAGAAGATCTAGGAGACGTAATATTGACCCGAGGAACAAGGAAACTAACAAAAACTCCAGGAGTTATGTCTAAGGGGTGTAGGAGCCAACCTGAAGGGGCCCGTACTAGCCCAGGGTTTCTCTTCCTCAGCACTGTTGGCATTTGGAGCCAAATAATCCTTTGCAGTGGGGGCTTCCCTGTGCCCTGTTGTACACTGTTTATTAGAAACCCTGCTAACCTCTATCCACTCAACCATGGCAATCAAAAATATCTCCAGGCATTACCAAATGTCTCCTGGGGAATCAGAATTGTCCCTAGTCAGGAACCACAGTACTAGCCCAAGATGGGGCAATCTGAGCATTGAAGtttcaaaaactgaaatgaattgaaacaaataaattacataaaaatccATGAGTTCATAATGTTTCTTCAGTCCTGGAAAACAGTCCTCTCTGAACTTTTGAATGCCCTTCCATCAGTTGCCTTTGCTTACCTCCCTTACAAACTCTCGAGACAGATGTAGGAGCGTCTGGAAATATCTGTATATCTTTGCACTGTTCTGAAAGACTTTTTTGGCCCAATGTTGCggcttattaaaatattattcatctGTGTCCATTTGGGAATCCAGCCCAATTTTGAAGTAATGGTGATTATATTTTCAATAATCCAGCagtctgatgattttttttcacaaggCTGCTTTTCTATCTTATGGCTGCAATAATCATCCTAGTGAATGAAGGTTCTGATTAAGGTGTGTAGAGTAGAATGTTGTAGGTAGAGTAGCTTGGTGTGGGAGGTTCCTCTCTCCAGCATCTGAGGTCCGGGAACGTCTTATATCGGGAACGTCTTATATCGGAAACGTCTCgcgatttctttttcttgccacctctccccactccagTTTTTACTGTTGTACGTATAGAGTTATCAAGTTCTGCTCTACTTCTCTGTCCAGAATCCGCCCTTCTGATAGGAGACCACCCACGTTCACTGGTAAAGCAGTTATTGAGGTTTTAACACAGGAGCAAATGCACCATTGCCAGAATTTCGGCATATGAGGGACATGCGTGGATCATGATAAACCCATCAGTTGATAATGTAGTCTTTTAATTTACTGACCAGATAGTTGTTGACAAGGTCCCTCCCTGCATGTACTGTTAACCCAGAGCTTGAAGACCCTCTAGAAGATTCGTGCTTACCTTTGCAGTGTTCTTcttttggcttcttttgctcattcAATCCAATTTtatctttgttctgttttctgggaAATCTTCACATTTTCTGATCTTTGAATGtaactttccttttttggaatTTCAGTGGAAtttaggggagagagaaaagcagacagGTGTGCTCAGCCTGCCAATTTGATCCCCATATTTTTTCTGAGTGTATGAGGATATGAATGGATATTTACAAAATTAGGGTCACACTGtatatgtaattttgtattttgctttttttgctaGAACAAcattagttttttaaaacatttttaatggtagCATGTTTCGAATGAAACTTCATAGTTCATCATCCTGGAgtacatatactcatttttctttatttcttcggCACTAAATCGTAAGATCcttgaggagagagaaaatgtcaGTTTTGTAGTATTGAAACGTCTGGCATGCAGTAGTTCGTAAGTATTCCTGATTCAGTCTGATTGTTTTTTCAGTTGAATAGGTGAGGACCAATGCAGAGATGTGGAGCAGGAGGTGgaaaggggaagcagggaggaagggggattTGGGAGGAGGGAACAATGTATGTGTGCTTTCCTGGGTTTTGGTTTGATTCCCCCCTCCTCTCCTACCTTTCTGTACTATTACAGAAGCTGATCCTTGTGAGGCCACCATgggaaatagtatggagattcctcagaaaactaaaaacaggaCTACCAattcacttctgggaatttatccaaaaaaatcaaaaacactaatttgaaaagagacaTGCACCCCTATgctcattgtagcattatttactaTAGGcaggatgtggaaacaacctaagtgtccattgatggatgaatgaataaagaagatgtggtttacacacacacacacacacacacacacacacacacacacacacacacacagaggaatactactcagccataaaaaggagatTTTGCCATtagtgacaacatggatggacctttagggtattatgctaagtgaaataagtcagagaaagataaatactgtgtgatttcacttatatgtggaatctaaaaaacaaacaacaaatgaacaaacaaaacaaaacacttagatgcagagaacagattggtagttaTCGGAGGGGAAGTGGATGGTGGGgttgggtgaaatgggtgaagggggtgaCTTTTATAGTGTTGGGTAGCAACTGGGCTTAtggtggtgatcactttgtagtgtATACAAAGATggaattattatgttgtacacctgacactaatatAATGTGTCAAATTATGTACCAATTTTACCTCACTAAAAAAAGTTGATCTTTAGTTGGATTGAGAAATACAAAGGTTGAGATTTTCCTCCCTCTTACTAAAGCCCTAGAAACAAGAACCTATCTttggaacacaatatttctttcagcaCATATcacaatatgtataaaatatttccaagggGATATGTTTCTAAGTTGCAGGTGTATTAAGAAGTATAAAGATAGTGTTGATCTACCCAAGTTGCTATTTACTGTCTCAGAAGGATGAGTCATTCTCTGTTTATGTTGAGAGACTTAAATCATGTCTCCTCACAGCCAGGGGTGTAATCAAGTTGTGAAAACGCCATGACAGGAGCTGTAAACTATCATGGGATTGTGACACTCAGATTGTTAGAAACCTTTATTTAAGTGTAATGGGATGAACAGTTCACTACAACTGAACAAGTGCTGGAAATCAAACCAAGAAAGCAAAAGACAATATGATCCTTGCAGAGAAGATTGCTCATCGAACCCAGAATTATTTTTTcgaattttataaatataattgagAGCCCAAAAGCTGATGACTCCCATTTTCTAtccacaaaaactaaaaaacaaatccagagtcttactttttttcccctttccctttttcaAGGCATCTATTTATTTCATATGAATCACTGGTGTCTAGCAAGAGTAAAATTGAATAATTCATGAAAATATTCCTCTGTCTGAATGAGAAGTGAGATTTGCACATAAAGTATCTCTTCACATATAGTAGTCtcacgggttttttttttttttaatcagtaggGGCccgaattaatttattttttgaaagatgaGTGAAAGAATCATGGCGGGGACAACTTGCCGCTGATGTATAAAATCGAAAGAGTAGCGGTGAATACCCTGGTGTAAgttgaaatatgtatagtttctCATGTTTACCACATCACTTGGTCCAACATGGAAGATGCGCCTAAGACAATTGTTAATAACGATTTGTTGAGTAccaccatgtgccaggtaccacTCATTTACTAGCTCTCATTCTCAAAACAACTCCACAAGGTAGTTATCATAAGCCCCAGTCGAGACTGGAGGAGGCTGAGTTCTGAAAGGAGCAGTGAGCAAGGTCATTTAGAGCCAGTCTGCACACCCACACCTAACTGGTTCTGTCTCCTACACTCTTCATCGTGTATCACAATGCCTCTCTTGACAGCTGAGTTTAAATCTGGTGATTTCACCTGACTAATTTACAattgataaaattattaattgCAGCTTCTaatggattttaaagaaaattatagactcattgtatttactgagcacctaccactTAACAAGTGTATCAGTCAGGATGGGCTAGGCTTTGCCTTGTAGCAAATAACCTCTGATCTCAATGACTGTAAGTAACAAAAATCTATTTCATGTTCACTCACCCGTGTCCATCATGGGTCAGCTAGGGCTCTGTTATTAGCTGACATAATTCTAGCTGAGGGATGAGCTATTCTCTAGAGCATgaatcacaatagccaagaggaaAAATGACCTGAAGTGTCTTGCACTGGGGATTAAATTTTGGCCCAGATGTGTCACACACCACTTTACTTACAACTCACTGGTGATAATTGGCCACGTGTCCCCAACAACAGGGGACCAAGAAGTGAAAACCTGTTATAGACCAAGAAGTCTCTAACAGCCAGAAATCTTTGGTGAGTGGCACTACCTCTCACCAGGCATGCAGTAGGTGCTGGGGGGAGACAAAGAACAAGACATGGTCTTTGTCCGTAGAAAACGTCCTGTGAGACATGCAAACAAGCAACCACAAGGCAGAGGAGAATAAGCGCCAAACTATAGAATAAGCATCGCATTAGgggaacacagaggaaagaaggATGGATTTTAAATGGCATGCGCACAGAAGCCTTTGCAGAGAAGAATACAGATGAGCTTTACAAGCTCAAAGGGTTTCAAAGCATTGAAGGATATTTTTGGAAGAGAGGCATTCCAACTAAGGGAACCCCATGCAGTGGTCTGGCAGGTTCAGGCAAAGATGGGTAGACTGATGGGATAGGGAAGCAGCTACATGAGACAAGCAATGAAATAAGAGGCTGGAGACGTCATCTGGGCACAGACTATGGAAGTATAAATGCCACAGAAG
The nucleotide sequence above comes from Camelus dromedarius isolate mCamDro1 chromosome 10, mCamDro1.pat, whole genome shotgun sequence. Encoded proteins:
- the TMEM252 gene encoding transmembrane protein 252 isoform X1: MQNRTSLLCAFALLVGFLMICLGAFFISSGSAFNCQGKLILAYLLLPLGFVILLSGIFWSTYRQASENKGVFSRVLRQHLAQGALPLATVDRPDFYPPAYEECLEAGKQACWAEEEASGVPPPPYTEMGLKSENEDDAHPEAPPSYESIAGGVAAATPPQDAEGQS